The sequence below is a genomic window from Halosolutus gelatinilyticus.
CGCGTACCCATACCGTCGGCAAGGCTTTTATCCATCAACCCGACGACAGTATCATGGCGGATCTCTTCCCCGAAACGATCGAGACCGATCGGCTGCGCCTCGAAGCGACGGGACCCGAGACGGTAGACGTCTTCGAGTTGTACGAAATCTGTTCGTCGGATCCGGGGATCGAAGAGGTCACGGCGTACGTGACGTGGGACCCACATCCGACGCCGAAGGAAACCGCCGATCACGTCGAGCGATCGGCCGACCGGTTCGAATCGAACGAGGCCGCGTCGTACGTGATTCGCCCTCTCGAGGGCGAAGACGGGGCGGAAGAGATCGCCGGCGGTGCCGGGTGCGACGTCGACTGGGACCGTCGGACGATGACGCTCGGCGTCTGGCTCCGAAAGCGGTTCTGGGGCCGGGGTTACTCCGGCGAACGCGCCGCCGCGTTCATGCACGTCGCGTTCGAGCGCCTCGACCTTGAGGTGGTCGCGGTGCTCGCGCTCGTCGATAACGATCGGTCGAAGCGGGCGATCCGGAAGTACACGGAAGCACACGGCGGCGGTCGAGAGGGGACCCTCCGGAACTGGCAGGTCATCGACGGCGAGCCCGTCGACTGCGTCCGATACAGCGTCTCGCGATCGGAGTGGAGAGAAAATCCGACGGACGTAACGGTTTGTCTCGAAGCGTGAGCGCCGCGTCCGATCCACCTCGATCGCCGATCGCGATCACGCCACGGTCGCGATCATGTAGATGTTGATGAAGACGGCCGCCGTCCACGGCAGCGCGAGGCCGGCCGGAACGATCGCCCGGTACTCCGCGGGGAGCATCGGTCGGCAGACGAGACCGATCCCGATCGCGACCGCTTTCAGCGCGAACATTCCCGCCAGTCCGTGGCTATCGATCGCGCCGCGGGCGATCGGGTTCGACTCGGCCAATCCAAGTTGCAGGCCGACGAAGGTCGTCACCACGTCGCCGAGGAGCGAGACGACCACGAGTCCCCAGAACAGTCGCTCGAGGCGAACGGGCGTGACGCCGCCGGGCAGTCGGTGGCGCAGCGACGCGCCGTCGAAACTCATAGGCTCCCGATCGGAGTCGAACCGATCGCCGTCCGGCCCGGAGAGCGCGCGGGGCTACCGCACGCGCCGGTTCCATCACTCCCGGTATTGTTATGGCAACCGTAGGATGGACGGGGCCTCGGTTACGTGGCGGTAACTGGGCGCTGAGCCGTCAACGAATAGTACTAGTCCCGATGCACAGTCGCGGTCGACGCGATCGGCGACGGTAATCGGACCGGCAGCAACGATTCACCGCCGACGACCCGGCGATCGATCAGCGTCGTCGCCGTCAGAGGATGGTGCCGTGTTTCTTGTCCGGAAGAGACGTCTCCACGTCGGCGTAGAAGTCGAAGCGGGCAGCGAGTTCGTCGCGGAGCGCACTCGGCGGAACGATCTCGTCGATGACGACCTCGCTGGCCATCCGGTGGATGTCGATGTCCTCGCGGTACTCCTCGCGCAGCTCGCGTTCGGTGCGCTCGCGCTCCTCGGGATCGTCGATCGCGGCGAGTTTCCGAGCGTAGACGGCGTTGATCGCCGCCTCCGGCCCCATGATGCCGATCTCGCCGGAGGGGAGACCGATGACGCTCTCGGGATCGTAGGCGGGGCCGCCCATCGCGTAGATCCCCGCGCCGTAGGCCTTCCGCACGACAACCGTCTGCTGGGGGACCGTCGCGGCGGAGGTCGCGTAGATCATCTTCTTGCCCTGCTCCAAGATGCCCTCCTTTTCGACCTGGGAGCCGGCCATGAAGCCGGGCGTGTCACAGAGGTAGAGTAGCGGGACGTTAAACGCGTCCGACTTCCAGATGAACTCCGCGGCCTTCTCCGCCGCGTCGGGGAAGATCGCTCCCGCGCGGTTCGCGGGCTGGTTCGCGACGATTCCGATCGGTCGGCCGTCGATTCGGGCGTAGGCGGTGACGATCTCGGGACCGTAATCGGGCCGTAACTCGAAGTACGACCCCTCGTCGACCAGCCGCTCGATGACGTCGGTCATGTCGTACCCCTTGTTCGGGTGCTGGGGAACGACGGCGTCGATCCCCTCCGAGGACTTCGCGGGTCCGATCGGTTCCTGCTGGGGCGGCTTCTCGTCGGCGTTGTCCGGCAGATAGGTGATCAACTGCGCGACGAGCTCGCGAGCGTGTTCCTCGTCCCTCGCGATCAGATCCGCCGACCCGGATTCGCGGGCGTGGACCGCCGGACCGCCCAGGTCCTGCATGCTGATGTCTTCCCCGGTGACCATCCGGACCATCCGGGGCGAGGCGATCGCCATCGCGGACATCCCCTCGACCATGATCGTGAAGTCCGCGAACACCGGGGTGTACGCCGCGCCGGCGATACAGGGGCCGTAGAGGACGCAGATCTGCGGGACGCGCCCGGAGAGCATCGAGTGGTTG
It includes:
- a CDS encoding GNAT family N-acetyltransferase produces the protein MADLFPETIETDRLRLEATGPETVDVFELYEICSSDPGIEEVTAYVTWDPHPTPKETADHVERSADRFESNEAASYVIRPLEGEDGAEEIAGGAGCDVDWDRRTMTLGVWLRKRFWGRGYSGERAAAFMHVAFERLDLEVVAVLALVDNDRSKRAIRKYTEAHGGGREGTLRNWQVIDGEPVDCVRYSVSRSEWRENPTDVTVCLEA
- a CDS encoding DUF5658 family protein; the encoded protein is MSFDGASLRHRLPGGVTPVRLERLFWGLVVVSLLGDVVTTFVGLQLGLAESNPIARGAIDSHGLAGMFALKAVAIGIGLVCRPMLPAEYRAIVPAGLALPWTAAVFINIYMIATVA
- a CDS encoding acyl-CoA carboxylase subunit beta, whose amino-acid sequence is MKVRIAAGASDEEASAIAAALAEHVGDTIEVYVGADDEPMATHEHETEPTSGSGADGRRGPTVPADGGDADAELGPTEREALLREEIADILEGGPEKYRDQLPEEGKLFVRDRLDLWFGGENDEFLFEDGKFAAFDDWHPRGMNTGPDDDDRLPADGLITGAATFEGRDVHFMANDYTVKRGSMAAKGVEKFLRMQQRALKSGNPVFYLMDSSGGRIDQQTGFFANREGIGKYYYNHSMLSGRVPQICVLYGPCIAGAAYTPVFADFTIMVEGMSAMAIASPRMVRMVTGEDISMQDLGGPAVHARESGSADLIARDEEHARELVAQLITYLPDNADEKPPQQEPIGPAKSSEGIDAVVPQHPNKGYDMTDVIERLVDEGSYFELRPDYGPEIVTAYARIDGRPIGIVANQPANRAGAIFPDAAEKAAEFIWKSDAFNVPLLYLCDTPGFMAGSQVEKEGILEQGKKMIYATSAATVPQQTVVVRKAYGAGIYAMGGPAYDPESVIGLPSGEIGIMGPEAAINAVYARKLAAIDDPEERERTERELREEYREDIDIHRMASEVVIDEIVPPSALRDELAARFDFYADVETSLPDKKHGTIL